The Acropora palmata chromosome 10, jaAcrPala1.3, whole genome shotgun sequence genome contains a region encoding:
- the LOC141895455 gene encoding melatonin receptor type 1C-like — protein sequence MTTSKATDPLGLSMEESIPLLTILTIIGVTSIATNLLIVGIICKNSQRRKNYDIFILHSSFVDLVTAVVVLPFWILSAVHGQVDFAGNIYCQISATVSLIDLVAPAIFLSLVAACRHCAIVDRKAFPRIFSEGRSRLIVMLVWFLVLLISIPPYFSWQISTEVLCLPDLMSNSWYTTTVLAFCLILPLSAGFYSHIDIFLLQPRRMRRNDTVKRCCARVPLRGTELSEQKTLFGILIIHTFCWLPYIVVAMAQTFNGGKVLYTGKLPVHFISLVVGLTGIALKAIVLCFEVPHLKKLIRKQFGCIGREESPSQDV from the coding sequence ATGACGACTTCAAAAGCAACTGATCCGCTCGGCCTGAGCATGGAGGAATCGATTCCACTATTGACCATCCTGACAATCATCGGTGTCACTTCCATTGCTACTAATTTGCTAATTGTGGGTATTATTTGCAAGAATTCACAGAGACGGAAGAATTACGACATTTTTATCCTCCACAGTAGTTTTGTGGACTTGGTAACCGCCGTCGTTGTCCTTCCATTTTGGATTCTGTCTGCCGTTCACGGTCAAGTCGATTTTGCGGGAAACATCTATTGCCAAATAAGTGCTACTGTCAGCCTGATCGATCTTGTAGCTCCGGCGATATTCTTGTCGCTTGTGGCAGCTTGCAGACATTGTGCAATTGTCGATAGGAAAGCTTTTCCACGGATCTTCAGCGAGGGACGGTCAAGATTAATAGTTATGCTCGTatggtttttggttttgttaatCAGCATTCCTCCATATTTCAGTTGGCAAATTTCGACCGAAGTTCTTTGCCTTCCGGATTTGATGAGCAATTCGTGGTATACAACGACGGTTCTGGCTTTTTGTCTCATATTACCTCTCTCCGCTGGGTTTTATTCTCACATAGACATTTTTCTACTTCAACCCAGGCGCATGAGACGAAACGACACCGTGAAGAGATGCTGCGCGAGAGTTCCTTTGCGGGGAACCGAATTGTCCGAACAGAAAACTCTCTTCGGTATTCTCATTATTCACACTTTTTGTTGGTTGCCGTACATAGTGGTTGCAATGGCTCAAACCTTTAATGGCGGGAAAGTGCTTTACACCGGAAAATTACCTGTCCACTTCATTTCGCTAGTCGTTGGGTTAACTGGGATCGCGTTAAAGGCGATTgtactttgttttgaagtccCACACTTGAAGAAACTCATCAGGAAACAATTTGGATGCATTGGGCGCGAGGAAAGTCCCTCGCAAGATGTTTAA